The following proteins come from a genomic window of Andrena cerasifolii isolate SP2316 chromosome 6, iyAndCera1_principal, whole genome shotgun sequence:
- the LOC143369663 gene encoding farnesyl pyrophosphate synthase-like, with protein sequence MSALQKHVLSLFQRNVLRNLISSAHIKNNTQRQFHEVSRANTLFLEYFRSTSSGARTLHSASQPQIVTTKDETRELMAVWPDIVRDLTDAGRHLDIPDVTKWIAKVLQYNVPGGKKSRALAVVHAFKTIAPREQLTEENLRLARILGWCSELLQAFFLVIDDIEDGSLTRRNQQCWYLHNDIGLAAINDGILLESAIYQLLRTHFKSKDCYTGLLELFLNVTLKTTMGQCLDLLSTNHGKKPNLDLFTMDRYNSIVKYKTAYYTFVQPVSAAMHLAGIKDPEMYRQAKTILLEMGHFFQVQDDYLDCYGDPETIGKIGTDIEAGKCSWLVVVALQRVTQQQRKILEECYGESDPEKVRRVKQLYNELGLPNTYSVYEEETYNLLNTHIQQISRGLPHEIFLKLLAKTYRRVA encoded by the exons ATGTCGGCTTTACAAAAACACGTCCTGTCGTTGTTCCAACGAAATGTGCTACGAAATCTCATCAGTTCCGcgcatattaaaaataatactcaGAGGCAATTTCACGAAGTGTCCAGGGCCAATACGCTCTTTTTGGAATACTTTAG ATCGACGAGTTCGGGTGCACGAACCTTACATTCCGCCAGTCAGCCCCAGATCGTAACGACCAAAGATGAAACTCGTGAACTGATGGCGGTGTGGCCCGATATCGTTCGGGATCTCACGGATGCTGGGCGCCATCTTGACATTCCAGATGTTACTAAATGGATAGCAAAG GTACTGCAATATAATGTTCCTGGAGGGAAAAAGAGTAGAGCGTTGGCAGTTGTTCACGCATTCAAGACAATAGCCCCGCGTGAACAATTAACGGAAGAGAATCTTCGATTGGCGCGAATTCTAGGCTGGTGTTCAGAATTG ctgcAAGCATTCTTCCTGGTAATCGATGATATTGAAGATGGGTCGCTAACACGGCGTAATCAGCAATGCTGGTATTTACATAACGATATTGGATTGGCAGCAATTAATGACGGTATACTTTTGGAATCGGCTATATACCAACTCCTCAGGACACATTTTAAATCGAAAGATTGTTATACAGGCCTtttggaattatttttaaat GTCACATTAAAAACAACCATGGGCCAATGTCTAGATTTGTTATCGACAAATCATGGGAAAAAGCCAAATTTAGATCTTTTCACAATGGACCGATATAACTCTATCGTAAAATACAAAACCGCatattatacatttgtacagccaGTAAGCGCAGCCATGCATTTG GCTGGCATAAAAGATCCAGAAATGTATAGACAGGCGAAAACCATTCTAttagaaatgggtcactttttCCAAGTACAAGATGACTATTTAGATTGTTATGGCGATCCAGAAACTATTGGAAAGATTGGCACAGACATAGAGGCAGGGAAATGTTCGTGGCTCGTTGTTGTCGCTTTGCAACGCGTTACGCAACAGCAAAGGAAGATCTTGGAG GAATGTTACGGAGAGTCAGACCCGGAAAAGGTAAGGCGTGTGAAGCAGCTTTACAACGAGCTGGGCTTACCAAATACTTATTCCGTTTACGAAGAAGAAACGTACAATTTGTTAAACACGCACATACAACAAATATCGCGTGGGCTTCCACACGAAATCTTCTTAAAATTACTAGCGAAGACGTATCGCAGGGTGGCTTAA
- the LOC143369654 gene encoding putative RNA-binding protein CG14230 isoform X2, giving the protein MQEISESEKKRLESLKRQKEAFRAKELAVRNALKNLDSKTNANKIIFNDDVYKAEQPKVKKKTEKRKHDLFDDDDDNYNDDNGESLLDVNKFGMKKNAAGRTLGNDDRFKIDERFVENDHISEESVTVENNDASDLHKEKEWQLDILENILGVPITSKTKEVNKDSKFAKKEMIRYDPTVSNHKEYEIVPEKSEANVKKVKTKKKAKDIVEDVENEQVEVSKDVYFSVSESLSKSLKEGGQFSLLKTYGKEENIEKDNDDNATAMESAKQKKFEFNFSGENSFKCDSLDDEIDNDKGTSTTKNEQTTSNVIKETNNFFFDSNDTRFNEAVTFFSKESVPDDEFKNLRRELKQIVRSKIRRNVRNSEPWGRKKKIKRFS; this is encoded by the exons ATGCAGGAAATCAGCGAATCTGAGAAAAAGCGACTAGAGTCATTGAAGCGGCAGAAGGAAGCGTTCAGAGCTAAAGAATTGGCAGTGAGAAACGCATTGAAGAATTTG GATAGCAAAACAAatgcaaataaaataatatttaatgacGATGTTTACAAAGCAGAGCAAccaaaagttaagaaaaaaacaGAGAAGAGGAAGCATGATTTGTTCGATGACGATGATGACAATTATAATGACGATAATGGCGAATCGCTGTTGGATGTTAATAAATTTGGAATGAAAAAGAACGCAGCAGG TCGCACTTTAGGAAATGACGACCGCTTTAAAATTGACGAACGCTTCGTGGAAAACGACCATATATCGGAGGAAAGTGTTACGGTGGAAAACAATGATGCATCGGATTTGCATAAAGAAAAGGAATGGCAATTAGACATTTTGGAGAACATTTTGGGAGTGCCAATTACTTCAAAAACCAAGGAAGTCAACAAGGATTCAAAATTCGCAAA GAAAGAGATGATTAGGTACGATCCTACAGTAAGCAATCATAAAGAATATGAAATTGTCCCAGAGAAGTCGGAGGCGAATGTCAAGAAAGttaaaacaaagaagaaagctaAAGATATTGTTGAAGATGTTGAAAATGAGCAGGTCGAAGTGTCGAAGGATGTTTACTTCTCGGTATCGGAATCACTATCAAAGAGCTTGAAAGAAGGAGGGCAATTTAGTCTGCTAAAAACATACGGAAAAGAGGAAAACATTGAAAAGG ATAATGATGACAATGCAACTGCCATGGAAtccgcgaaacagaaaaaatttgaatttaattttagtGGAGAGAATTCATTTAAATGTGACTCGTTGGATGACGAGATTGACAACGATAAAGGAACAAGCACGACGAAGAATGAGCAAACTACAAGCAATGTAATTAAAgagacgaataatttcttcttcgaCTCTAACGATACACGCTTTAATG agGCAGTGACATTTTTTTCCAAGGAGTCTGTGCCAGATGACGAGTTTAAAAATCTCAGGCGGGAATTGAAACAAATtgttcgttcgaaaattcgcaGAAACGTGAGAAATAGTGAACCATGGGgcaggaagaagaaaataaagagaTTTTCTTAA
- the LOC143369654 gene encoding putative RNA-binding protein CG14230 isoform X1: protein MQEISESEKKRLESLKRQKEAFRAKELAVRNALKNLDSKTNANKIIFNDDVYKAEQPKVKKKTEKRKHDLFDDDDDNYNDDNGESLLDVNKFGMKKNAAGRTLGNDDRFKIDERFVENDHISEESVTVENNDASDLHKEKEWQLDILENILGVPITSKTKEVNKDSKFAKKEMIRYDPTVSNHKEYEIVPEKSEANVKKVKTKKKAKDIVEDVENEQVEVSKDVYFSVSESLSKSLKEGGQFSLLKTYGKEENIEKGDNDDNATAMESAKQKKFEFNFSGENSFKCDSLDDEIDNDKGTSTTKNEQTTSNVIKETNNFFFDSNDTRFNEAVTFFSKESVPDDEFKNLRRELKQIVRSKIRRNVRNSEPWGRKKKIKRFS from the exons ATGCAGGAAATCAGCGAATCTGAGAAAAAGCGACTAGAGTCATTGAAGCGGCAGAAGGAAGCGTTCAGAGCTAAAGAATTGGCAGTGAGAAACGCATTGAAGAATTTG GATAGCAAAACAAatgcaaataaaataatatttaatgacGATGTTTACAAAGCAGAGCAAccaaaagttaagaaaaaaacaGAGAAGAGGAAGCATGATTTGTTCGATGACGATGATGACAATTATAATGACGATAATGGCGAATCGCTGTTGGATGTTAATAAATTTGGAATGAAAAAGAACGCAGCAGG TCGCACTTTAGGAAATGACGACCGCTTTAAAATTGACGAACGCTTCGTGGAAAACGACCATATATCGGAGGAAAGTGTTACGGTGGAAAACAATGATGCATCGGATTTGCATAAAGAAAAGGAATGGCAATTAGACATTTTGGAGAACATTTTGGGAGTGCCAATTACTTCAAAAACCAAGGAAGTCAACAAGGATTCAAAATTCGCAAA GAAAGAGATGATTAGGTACGATCCTACAGTAAGCAATCATAAAGAATATGAAATTGTCCCAGAGAAGTCGGAGGCGAATGTCAAGAAAGttaaaacaaagaagaaagctaAAGATATTGTTGAAGATGTTGAAAATGAGCAGGTCGAAGTGTCGAAGGATGTTTACTTCTCGGTATCGGAATCACTATCAAAGAGCTTGAAAGAAGGAGGGCAATTTAGTCTGCTAAAAACATACGGAAAAGAGGAAAACATTGAAAAGG GAGATAATGATGACAATGCAACTGCCATGGAAtccgcgaaacagaaaaaatttgaatttaattttagtGGAGAGAATTCATTTAAATGTGACTCGTTGGATGACGAGATTGACAACGATAAAGGAACAAGCACGACGAAGAATGAGCAAACTACAAGCAATGTAATTAAAgagacgaataatttcttcttcgaCTCTAACGATACACGCTTTAATG agGCAGTGACATTTTTTTCCAAGGAGTCTGTGCCAGATGACGAGTTTAAAAATCTCAGGCGGGAATTGAAACAAATtgttcgttcgaaaattcgcaGAAACGTGAGAAATAGTGAACCATGGGgcaggaagaagaaaataaagagaTTTTCTTAA